The DNA sequence GCCCTTGCTACCCTTAATTGCTTATCAAAAATCTTTTCTTTTAAAAAACCCCCTACAAAGGTAGTTCAAAATGTCTGGAAAAAACGACTGAGCACTTTCTAGTCCTTTTTAACCTCTTTTTTGAAAACAATCTTACATTAGAGGGTCTGCTACATTATCCTATTTTACCTTGATTTTCATTATACTTCCATGATTTCTTTTTCTTTATTTAAAGCAACTGAGTCGATTTCACTAATATACTTATCTGTTACTTTTTGCACATCGTCAGTAGCACGACGCAATTCATCTTCTGTCATTTCACCGTCTTTTTGAGATTTTTTTAAATCGTCATTTGCATCACGACGGATGTTTCTCACTGCTACTTTCGCTTCTTCAGCATATTTCTTTACAAGCTTAACCAAATCTTTTCTTCGTTCCTCTGTTAAAGGAGGAATCATGATTCGAATCACTGAGCCATCATTAGTTGGAGTTAGTCCAAGGTCTGCTTTTTGAATAGAACGTTCAATGTCATTCATTGCTGTTTTATCAAATGGTTGAATTACAAGTAATCTTGCTTCTGGTACAGAAATAGAAGCTAATTGGTTTAACGGAGTTGGTGCACCATAATATTCTACTGTAACTTTATCCAATAGAGAAGGTGTTGCTCGACCAGCACGTAATGTGGCAAACTCACGGTTTAATGATTCTAGTGCCTTTTTCATTCTTCCTTCAGCATCTTTGATTAATTCTTTTGACATTATTAATTCCCCCTAACTACTGTTCCAATTTCTTCACCTAATATTGCTCTTTTAATGTTACCTTCTTCTGTAATGGAAAATACGATAAGCGGGATATTATTATCCATACATAGCGATGAAGCGGTTGAATCCATAACAGCCAATCCTTCTTTAAGAAGATCCAAGTAAGTAATACTATGATATTTTTTAGCATTCTCATCTTTAGATGGGTCAGCACTATACACTCCATCCACCTTGTTCTTAGCCATCAAGATTACTTCAGCTTCAATTTCAGCAGCACGTAATGCAGCCGTCGTATCCGTTGAAAAATAAGGATTACCTGTTCCTGCAGCAAAAATAATAACTCTCTTCTTTTCTAAATGTCGAATCGCTCTACGACGAATATAAGGCTCGGCCACTTGTCTCATTTCAATTGACGTTTGAACCCTAGTTTGTACGCCAATGTTTTCAAGACTATCTTGAAGAGCAAGAGAATTCATGACTGTAGCTAACATTCCCATGTAGTCAGCTGTTGCTCTGTCCATTCCTTTTGCACTTCCAGCCATACCTCTCCAGATATTCCCTCCACCAACAACAATGGCCACTTCAACTTGTAATTCAACAATTTCTTTAATTTGTGAAGCATACGATTGGATGACTGCAGGGTCAATACCATACCCTTGTTCTCCTGCTAAAGCTTCTCCACTAAGTTTTAAGACGACTCGTTTATACTTACTGCTCATCATAACCTCCATTAGCTTCTTATGTTTCATTCTATGTAGTCAACTTCAGCAATGCTTTTTTTAAAATAGGGAACACAAGTAAGAGTAAATCTTCCGTGTTCCCTTTACGTATCATATCATATGAACCCGAAACGAGCTCACCTATTATTTTTTCACTTGAGACATAACTTCTTCTGCGAAGTTATCTTCACGTTTTTCAATACCTTCTCCAACTTCATAACGTACAAATAGCTTAACTTCTGCACCTTTGCTCTTTACATACTTTCCAACCTTTTGATCTCCATCTTTTACAAATGGTTGGTCAATTAGACATACTTGTTCAAAGAATTTGCTAATACGACCTTCTACCATTTTTTCAACGATATTTTCAGGCTTTCCTTCATTTAGAGCTTGTTGTTTTAATACTTCTCTTTCACGCTCTACTTCTTCAGCAGGAACTCCATCACGGTTCACGTATGTTGGTTTGATAGCTGCAATGTGCATTGCGATATCTTTAGCTAAATCTTCATCAGTTGTTCCTTCAAGAACAGTTAACACACCAATTCTTCCACCCATATGAAGGTATGAACCAAATGCAGCATTGTCACCTTTTTCAATTACTTCAAAACGACGAAGAGAGATTTTTTCTCCAATTTTTGCAATTTGTCCGTTAATGTACTTTTCAACAGTATCACCGTTTCCTTGTAATGGCTGTTGAAGAGCTTCTTCAACAGATGCAGGATTTTGAGATAATACATGCTTCGCAAGTTCTGCTACTAATGCTTTGAAGTTTTCGTTTTTAGCAACAAAATCTGTTTCTGAGTTAACTTCTACGATAGCTGCTCTGTTTCCTTCTTGCTCAACAAATGCTAAACCTTCAGCTGCAATGCGGTCAGATTTTTTAGCCGCTTTTGCAATTCCTTTTTCACGTAAATAGTCAATCGCTTTTTCCATATCACCATCTGTTTCAGTAAGTGCTTTTTTACAATCCATCATTCCAGCACCTGTTTTTTCACGTAATTCTTTAACCATGCTTGCAGTAACTGCCATGTTTGTTTCCTCCTTAGATTTACATATGTATAGGTATCGTCAATCATTTTTGCACGTTGTTAATGAGTATGCCACGTTCAAGGCAAATCCAACGCTTTTTTCAAGAAAAAATCGCTCGCGTTTTTTCTTTTTAAAAAAAGGTGATAAAGGGCAACCCCCTTTACCACCCTTCCTGACATTAAATGAAATTATACGTTCGCTTCTTCTGTGTTTTCTTGAACAGCTTCTTGCTCTTCAATTGAACCAGCATTCGCTTCGATAACAGCATCTGCCATTTTAGCAGTTAAAAGTTTAACTGCACGAATTGCATCATCGTTACCAGGAATAACATAATCAACTTCGTCTGGATCACAGTTTGTATCTACAATCGCAACGATAGGAATGTTTAATTTACGTGCTTCAGCAATCGCAATGCGCTCTTTACGAGGATCAATTACGAATAATGCATCAGGAATTTTCTTCATGTCTTTAATTCCACCTAGGAATTTTTCAAGACGGTCCATTTCCTTTTTAAGAATAATTACTTCTTTTTTAGGAAGGACATCAAACGTTCCATCTTCTTGCATCTTTTCAAGTTGCTTTAAACGAGAAATACGTTTTTGGATGGTTTCGAAGTTTGTTAATGTTCCACCTAACCAACGTTGATTAATGAAGTAGCCTCCACAACGAGCAGCTTCTTCTTTAACAGAGTCTTGTGCTTGTTTTTTCGTTCCAACGAAAAGCACTTTTCCTCCGTCTTGTGCGATTTCTCTTACAAAGTTGTAAGCTTCCTCGACTTTTTTCACTGTCTTTTGCAAGTCAATGATATAAATTCCGTTTCTTTCTGTGAAGATGTAGCGATCCATTTTTGGGTTCCAACGACGAGTCTGATGACCAAAGTGTACCCCAGCTTCTAATAATTGTTTCATGGATATTACTGCCACATTCAACACCTCCTCTTGGTTTTTATTTTCCTCCGCTCTCATCATGTTCACGCAAGACTACTAGGTAGCACCATTACGCAAATTAGAAAGCGTGTGTGATTTAACACCGTGGATTAATATACCACAATGATTTAGGAATAGCAAGTCGACAAAATATTTTTATTAGATTATCGCCATTCTTCACGACTGATAAAACTTAAGCATTAAGGCGACTTCGCCTTTTCCTAAGTTTAATTTTTTTGCAATATCATCTGCACTCATTCCTTGCTTAGCTAACGCGATGACCTTTGCTGTATCTGATTGCTCGTACATATCTACTTGTTGGTCTTCAACAACTGGAGGAAGATAATCGTCATATTCTTTTTCATTTCTTTCGACTTTAGGTTCTTCAACTTTCTCTTCAAGACCCTTGTGTATTGGAGTAGTTCTTTCTATTTCATTTTGTTCAAAAGGTTCAAGCTTTGTTATTCTTTTTGGAGTTACGTTTTGATTGATTACTTTTAATAGCTTTTCATTTTCTTCTTTCATTTCTGCCGTATAAGCAACTAATAAGTCCTCAATTTCAGCTTTTAATTTTTCTTCATTTATCGTTTGATTCACTGAATGGTTTATTTTTTGAAATAATGTAAAAATCCATAGGATAGTAAAAACATGCAATATAAAACTAATTACGAGAAAATAAGATTGCATTACTCGACTCCTTTATCCAGAATAATCGATAAACTTCCCTTTATAGGGATGATAGGCCTTTTTCATTTCCTGTTGTTTTTTTTCTTTTTCTTTTTGCTTATTCTGACTGCCGTTTCCTTGGCCTTCTTTATTGTTTTTAGGCTGTTCCGCTTCCTTGGATTCATTCACTTGTTTTCGTTTTATATTATGTTCTTTTAAATGGTCAGAGGCGATTTGTTCTTGTGCATTTTGACCTCTTTGCTGAAGTTGTTCTTGAATTTTCCCGATATTTTGAGAACGTGGAACAGAACCTTGCATTTCAATTGGCTTTATACTCATAATATCCCCCTAATCATAGCCGGAGCTAACATATCCTTATTTATATTATAGGGGTAATACTTTCACTTCACCATCATTAAGTACAATTTTTATATGGTCATGCTTTACAGTAAATTTTTTTCGGTATTTACCAAACGTAACTGATGCATTAGGATAAATCGTTTGACTAGCTGCGACTTTTCCAGTTAATTGTGCTTGCATTTTTTCTTGCAATTCTGTCAGTTCATCATTAAAATCATCGATATTTTCATTTGTAACCGCATACGTATTTCGAATACGCAACTTCATAATTCGTTCGTTCGCTGCAAGAGTAAGTCCTTGTTTTTCTTTTACTTCAAAAACTTGAAGAAGCTTTGTTAGTTTTTCCAGTTCTTGTTTTGATTGTTCAAGTGTTTTCCGGGCTTGTTTTTCTCGTTCAAGTGTAGCTTGAGTTACTCCAATGAATAATGGTGTTCTCGTATTCATATCATTTCCTATATCTTTGGCAAGAATTTCTGTTCCAGCAGAGATACTCCCACCTACAATGATTCCCTTGCCTTTCGTACAATCGACTTTTCCTCCAGCAGAACAAGTACTATGAAGTATCGTTTGCTCAACAAATATATCCCCTTCAACTTGAATATTGGCTTGACTCACAAACTTCGTATGCAAATCTCCATTGGCAAAAATTCGACCGTTTCCTTGTCCAAGAATACCAGCTGAAACAAAGATTGATCCACCTGCTTCAAGATCTGCTCCTTCAACCGTTCCATAAATACGGATATCACCATCAGCTTTAACTTTAAAACCTGTCGGAACATTGCCTTTTATCGTTATGCTTCCAATAAAAGAAAGATTTCCTGTTTTCATTCCTACGTCGCCATTTACTTCATAAACCTCAAAAACATGAATGGTCTTTTTTTCAATGGTAAGTTGTCCATCTGTTTGTGCAATCAGCTTTTTCCCATCATTGCTTAACTCGACGTTTTTCCCAGGTTTTAGCTTTATATCTTTACCTGGCCTAGCAACAATTGGCTCCCCCATCACATTAAACCCTGGTACACCTTTTGTTGCTTCTATCTTTTCACCAACTACTTGCCCTTTTGTAGCTACCGGAATCGTATTCAACTCTTTAAAATTAATTTTGTCCTGCATCGTAAGATTTTGCTTTTCGTGTACGACTGAAATGGCCTTCAAATAGGCATCCTTTCCATTAACAGGTTCTTGTCCTGAAGCGATAACTACAGGAAAGGAAACATTGTGTGGATCTGAAACCATGTGTTGTATAACTTCTTCCTTAATTCCATGGCTAATTTTAGCGTTTTTCAGAAAATCAAGGATTTCGTCTTTATTCCAATCACAATCATTCGGGATTTGTTCTATCTTCGTAATGGTTGCAGACATCTTATTATTTGCAATTGTTACTTCAAACAAGCCATCTAATTTCCCCATTTTATCAAGTCCTTTTCGCTGATTATTCACTTAGAATTCAATAGATTGTTTAAGTTTAAAAAGGGCCTTAGAATGAATTTGTGAGATTCTAGATGTCGATAAATCCAATACCTGTCCAATTTCAGTTAACGTTAGCTCTTCAAAATAAAACAAAGAAATTACAAGCTGCTCTTTATCAGAAAGATTTTCAATGACTTTCGCTAATTCTGCTTTTTGTGCAGCTCTCATACTACTTTCTTCAGGTGTTAGCATCTGCTTATCTACAATCGTTGCTTTAAACGTTTCTTCTCGGTCAGAGTCATTCGTTTCCTCATCAATCGAAAGCATATTCGAGTAAAAGCTCTCACTTATGACTTGTGCTACTTCTTCTTCTCCTACGCCAAGTTCTTTAGCAACCTCAGAGATATCAACATGCCGCCCATATTGTTGTTCTAATCGCTCCACAGCCCCGTCAATTTTCTTTGATTTTTCACGTAGTGACCTTGGTAACCAGTCTTCTTTTCTAAGGCCATCAATAATTGCTCCTCTTATTCGGAACGAAGCATACGTATCAAATTTCAAATCGCGACTCGTATCAAATTTTTCAAGTGCATCAAATAAACCTAACATGCCATGACTAACTAAATCATCTTTATTTACACTCCGAGGTAACCCAACAGCAATTCTACTTACATGATAGTTAACAAGGGGCATATAAAGTTGCATAAGAGAATCTGCTGCATCTGTATCTCTATCAGTTATCCACTTTTCCCAAATTACCTGTTCTTCAGTTTTGGTCATAACCATAGCCATCATATTACCTCCATGTATTCAAGTCATTGCCTAGTCTTATCTATTTCTTATTCAAGCCATTTATTAAATCTCTTTAACACCTTGATTTACGGTTTTTACCATTAACATATTCGTATCTGGATTAAATTCAATCGTTCTTCCGCTGTTTCCACCGACATCTTCAGCGATAATTGGAATGCTCATTGTAGACAACTGTTGCTTTACAGCTTCAACGTTTCTTGGACCAATTCTCATCATTTCTGATGCGGTCGTAAACTGAAACATTTGAGAACCGCCTGCCATTTTTGCTTTTAGCAGTCTTTTAGACGCTCCTTGTTCTTCAAGCAAACGAACGAGTTCTATAATTGCCGTATCGGCATACTTCGCCACATTCATTTGCCCTGTTTTACTTAAATTTGAGTCAGGCAGCATCACATGTGCCATACCCGAAATTTTCGTGTCTTCATCATATAAGACTACCCCAACACACGATCCTAGTCCGGCTGTCCTAATTGTATTTGGGGGTTTGACGATGTTTAAATCGGCCATTCCAACTTTAATTACTTCAGCCATCTAAACCTACCCCTAATGAGGCAAATATTCTTTCAAAAGAATCTGGGTCAGGAAGCAAAAAGAAATGGCCGGTTGCATCCTGTTTCGTTTTATATTCCTTGTTTATCTTTGTATCAATCACAATGGCATAATCTCCAATTTGCGAGAATTCTAATAATCCATATCCTAATATGGCACCTGCCATATCGATACTAAGACCAGGTACAGTTGGTTGTAAGTTTAATCCTGTAAAATCAGCTAGTGCTGATAAGTAGGAACCCGCTAAAATATTTCCGACTTCCTGTAATGCAGAAAGTCCAATTTCATCAAAGGGCGGATGAGTTAGTTGAAAATTATCTTGCCTCGTTAGTTTTTGAATTAGTTTCTCTGCTTCATCAACTGAAAGCATAAAAAACATATTCCCAGGTGCATCCCCTTCGATTCGTAAGAATACAGCAGCTACCACGTTATCTGCTCCACCTAGCAATTCGGTAATCTCTTGAAATGAAACAATTCGAACTGCTGGTACATTCATATCTACAAAATGATTTAATAATTTCGATAACGCAGTCGCAGCATTCCCTGCACCTATATTTCCAACTTCCTTTAAAACATCTAAATGATATGGCTTAATATTTTCCAAAAAACTCATCCGTTTTCCCTCGCCCTCTTAAATTCCGTATCTATTTATTTTTGAAGCAATTTCGCCTAGATCCACAACTTCATCAACTACTTTTGCTAAAACAGCTGACTTCGGCATTCCATATACGATACTTGTTTTTTCTGATTCTGCAATTGAATAGCAATTTTCTCGTTTTTTCAATTGAATCAAGCCTTCTGTCCCGTCAGAACCCATTCCTGTCATGATGACAGTCATGATATCGTACCCCGTTACTTCAGCTATTGATTCAAACATTACATCTACAGAGGGGCGATGACCTTTTCGTGGTGCGGATTGATCTAAAACCAATTTACATGTATCCTCATGGTTTTTTACAACAATATGATATCCTCCAGGTGCAATATAGGCCCAGCCATTTTGAAGAATGTCTCCGTCTTCAGCTTCTTTAACTCGTATATCAGTCAATGTGTCTAAGCGCATCGCCAATGACTTAGTAAATCCTGCTGGCATATGCTGTACGATCACAATTGGTGCCACAATGTTTTTATTTATTCCCGTAAGAACTGCCTGGAGTGCTTTTGGTCCTCCTGTTGATGTCCCTATCGCTATGAGCTTCTGTATGCCTTGTTTTACTGGATGATTAATGCTTGTTTCCTTGTTTATCATCGGTTTAGGCTTAGTAACTAATTGGTTAACATTCACTGTTGAAGCGAGTTGTACTTTTTCAATCAGAATATCTTTAATTTTATAAATATCTTGAGAGGCCTTAGCCGATGTTTTTGCCACGAAATCAACTGCTCCATACTCCATTGCGAGCAAAGTATTTTCTGCTCCAACTGTTGTCGTGCTACTTACCATAACAACAGGAACAGGAGAAATGCTCATGATTTCCTTTAGTGTGGTTAGCCCATCCATAACTGGCATTTCAACATCGAGTGTGATGACATTTGGTTTGCACTGGTTTAATTTAACCAATGCTTCTTTTCCATTTCGTGCTGTTCCAACAACTGTAATGAACCGGTTTTCCTCAAGAACTTCGGTAATCACTTTTCGCATAAATGCTGAATCATCAACGACCAGTACTCTAATTTCCTTTGTCATTCTAATCCTCCTCTCTCTAATTTAGCCTACGGTAAAAAGCGCCTCAATTTCGAAACAAACGATGAAAATAACTGCTGTTTTTGTGGTTGTTGATTCCCAATATATTCATGTACGATATTTGTAATTGCTTGAGCTGGTTTGGAAGCAGGTTCATACAGAAGAAAAGGCTTTTGATTTTTCACTGCTTTCATTACAACTTTATCATTAGGTATACTTCCTAAAACACCAAGCTGTTTCCCTAAAAATTGTTGAGTCACTTTTTGTAAGTTATCTGCTGTTTGTTGGCCTTCCTTAGGAGATTCCGCACGATTAATTAAAAGCGTACAAGGTAAGTAATTATCATGTAAGTGAATGAATTTAATCATTGAATAGGCATCTGTTATGCTTGTTGGTTCTGGAGTTGTCACAACAACGATTTCGTTGGCTGACAAGATGAATTTAAGACTATCTTCTGATGCACCAGCGCCCATATCAAATAAAATATAATCAAATTTCTGATGTAAATGCTGTAGCTGACTTACAAAACGTTCGTATTTTTCAGGAGTGAGCTTAAACAGAGTTGAAAAACCTGAACCTCCCGAGATAAAAGAGACATTACCAGGACCTTTTTCGATGATATCCCAAATGGACATTTCGTTTTCAATCATATCTACAATGTTATAGCGAGAAGTCATTCCCATTAAGATGTCGACATTGGCCATCCCTATATCTAAATCAAAGAGGACAACCTGTTTTCCAGCGTTTGAAAGTGCGATGGCAAAGTTTAGCGAGAAATTTGATTTCCCTACTCCACCTTTCCCGCTGACAATGGAAATTACTTTTGTATCAGTTGTTTCTGGCTCTTCCATTAATCTTCTTAGTGTTTCAGCTTGATCATTCATAAGATTTACCCTCAAGTACGGCGTTGATGACTGTAGAATCAGTTGCCTCTATAATATCGTCAGGGACATTTTGACCTGTCGTAATATAAGCTACTCCTACCCCATATTGAAGTATCATATTTAACATCGCTCCATAATAAGAAGTCTCGTCCATTTTAGTAAATATTAATTTTTCAATCGTGATTAATTGGAACTGTTCATAAATAGCCTTCATGTCCTTGAATTTTGAAGTAAGCGCCAATACAAGATATGTCTCAACTTCATCATTAAAATCAATGACTTTTTTTAATTCTTCTATATATAAAGGATTTCGAAAATTACGTCCTGCACTATCAACTAACACTAAATCATAGTTGGCAAATTGTTCTTTAGCTTTTTTAAAGTCTTCAATGGAATATGCGACTTCTAACGGAATGTTGAGTATTTTCGAATATGTTTTTAATTGTTCAACTGCTGCTATCCGATACGTATCTGTCGTGATAAGAGCTACCTTCTTTTGTTGTTTCAATAAACAATGAGCGGCAATTTTCGCAATCGTTGTCGTCTTTCCAACACCTGTAGGACCAACGATATTTATATACTTTTTATCATATTGAATGCCACCCATCGGAACAGTCATCCGACTTTGTAGATATTGGTATAAGTCATCGTGTATCAGTTCTTCTGTATTTTTTTGCTTATCTGAGGTGTACCATTTTTCTAATAGATGTTTCATCGCTTCGAGACGGAAGCGTTCAGCTACATCTTGCTCTTCTAGCAAATCATCTATTTGTTGAAAAGGTTCAGGGTACTCTTTTCCTTTTGTTTCTTGTTGATTTGAAATCGATGTTACCATCTGTTTCAGTTGCTTGAGTTCATTGACTAAATCCGATTGTACCTGAGGTGCGACAATAGGTGTAGTAGCTTTATCTGATTGTTGACGCACTTTAGGTATTTCTTTAAGAGGAACCTCCCTTCTAGGAGGCTCCTTTCTAGGAGGGACCTTCACTGTTGGGACCGAGTCCACAGCAGCGATTACCTCAATGTTTTTCCGAGTGAAAAAACCCAAGAACCCGCCAGTCTCTACTTCTTTTGAATTAAGAATAAC is a window from the Bacillus alkalicellulosilyticus genome containing:
- a CDS encoding FliA/WhiG family RNA polymerase sigma factor; the encoded protein is MAMVMTKTEEQVIWEKWITDRDTDAADSLMQLYMPLVNYHVSRIAVGLPRSVNKDDLVSHGMLGLFDALEKFDTSRDLKFDTYASFRIRGAIIDGLRKEDWLPRSLREKSKKIDGAVERLEQQYGRHVDISEVAKELGVGEEEVAQVISESFYSNMLSIDEETNDSDREETFKATIVDKQMLTPEESSMRAAQKAELAKVIENLSDKEQLVISLFYFEELTLTEIGQVLDLSTSRISQIHSKALFKLKQSIEF
- a CDS encoding protein-glutamate methylesterase/protein-glutamine glutaminase, translating into MTKEIRVLVVDDSAFMRKVITEVLEENRFITVVGTARNGKEALVKLNQCKPNVITLDVEMPVMDGLTTLKEIMSISPVPVVMVSSTTTVGAENTLLAMEYGAVDFVAKTSAKASQDIYKIKDILIEKVQLASTVNVNQLVTKPKPMINKETSINHPVKQGIQKLIAIGTSTGGPKALQAVLTGINKNIVAPIVIVQHMPAGFTKSLAMRLDTLTDIRVKEAEDGDILQNGWAYIAPGGYHIVVKNHEDTCKLVLDQSAPRKGHRPSVDVMFESIAEVTGYDIMTVIMTGMGSDGTEGLIQLKKRENCYSIAESEKTSIVYGMPKSAVLAKVVDEVVDLGEIASKINRYGI
- the flhF gene encoding flagellar biosynthesis protein FlhF, producing the protein MKVKKFTAKTMPEAMKVIRSELGHDAVILNSKEVETGGFLGFFTRKNIEVIAAVDSVPTVKVPPRKEPPRREVPLKEIPKVRQQSDKATTPIVAPQVQSDLVNELKQLKQMVTSISNQQETKGKEYPEPFQQIDDLLEEQDVAERFRLEAMKHLLEKWYTSDKQKNTEELIHDDLYQYLQSRMTVPMGGIQYDKKYINIVGPTGVGKTTTIAKIAAHCLLKQQKKVALITTDTYRIAAVEQLKTYSKILNIPLEVAYSIEDFKKAKEQFANYDLVLVDSAGRNFRNPLYIEELKKVIDFNDEVETYLVLALTSKFKDMKAIYEQFQLITIEKLIFTKMDETSYYGAMLNMILQYGVGVAYITTGQNVPDDIIEATDSTVINAVLEGKSYE
- a CDS encoding FapA family protein, yielding MGKLDGLFEVTIANNKMSATITKIEQIPNDCDWNKDEILDFLKNAKISHGIKEEVIQHMVSDPHNVSFPVVIASGQEPVNGKDAYLKAISVVHEKQNLTMQDKINFKELNTIPVATKGQVVGEKIEATKGVPGFNVMGEPIVARPGKDIKLKPGKNVELSNDGKKLIAQTDGQLTIEKKTIHVFEVYEVNGDVGMKTGNLSFIGSITIKGNVPTGFKVKADGDIRIYGTVEGADLEAGGSIFVSAGILGQGNGRIFANGDLHTKFVSQANIQVEGDIFVEQTILHSTCSAGGKVDCTKGKGIIVGGSISAGTEILAKDIGNDMNTRTPLFIGVTQATLEREKQARKTLEQSKQELEKLTKLLQVFEVKEKQGLTLAANERIMKLRIRNTYAVTNENIDDFNDELTELQEKMQAQLTGKVAASQTIYPNASVTFGKYRKKFTVKHDHIKIVLNDGEVKVLPL
- a CDS encoding DUF6115 domain-containing protein; this translates as MQSYFLVISFILHVFTILWIFTLFQKINHSVNQTINEEKLKAEIEDLLVAYTAEMKEENEKLLKVINQNVTPKRITKLEPFEQNEIERTTPIHKGLEEKVEEPKVERNEKEYDDYLPPVVEDQQVDMYEQSDTAKVIALAKQGMSADDIAKKLNLGKGEVALMLKFYQS
- the rpsB gene encoding 30S ribosomal protein S2; translated protein: MAVISMKQLLEAGVHFGHQTRRWNPKMDRYIFTERNGIYIIDLQKTVKKVEEAYNFVREIAQDGGKVLFVGTKKQAQDSVKEEAARCGGYFINQRWLGGTLTNFETIQKRISRLKQLEKMQEDGTFDVLPKKEVIILKKEMDRLEKFLGGIKDMKKIPDALFVIDPRKERIAIAEARKLNIPIVAIVDTNCDPDEVDYVIPGNDDAIRAVKLLTAKMADAVIEANAGSIEEQEAVQENTEEANV
- the tsf gene encoding translation elongation factor Ts; translation: MAVTASMVKELREKTGAGMMDCKKALTETDGDMEKAIDYLREKGIAKAAKKSDRIAAEGLAFVEQEGNRAAIVEVNSETDFVAKNENFKALVAELAKHVLSQNPASVEEALQQPLQGNGDTVEKYINGQIAKIGEKISLRRFEVIEKGDNAAFGSYLHMGGRIGVLTVLEGTTDEDLAKDIAMHIAAIKPTYVNRDGVPAEEVEREREVLKQQALNEGKPENIVEKMVEGRISKFFEQVCLIDQPFVKDGDQKVGKYVKSKGAEVKLFVRYEVGEGIEKREDNFAEEVMSQVKK
- a CDS encoding chemotaxis protein CheD, with product MAEVIKVGMADLNIVKPPNTIRTAGLGSCVGVVLYDEDTKISGMAHVMLPDSNLSKTGQMNVAKYADTAIIELVRLLEEQGASKRLLKAKMAGGSQMFQFTTASEMMRIGPRNVEAVKQQLSTMSIPIIAEDVGGNSGRTIEFNPDTNMLMVKTVNQGVKEI
- the pyrH gene encoding UMP kinase encodes the protein MMSSKYKRVVLKLSGEALAGEQGYGIDPAVIQSYASQIKEIVELQVEVAIVVGGGNIWRGMAGSAKGMDRATADYMGMLATVMNSLALQDSLENIGVQTRVQTSIEMRQVAEPYIRRRAIRHLEKKRVIIFAAGTGNPYFSTDTTAALRAAEIEAEVILMAKNKVDGVYSADPSKDENAKKYHSITYLDLLKEGLAVMDSTASSLCMDNNIPLIVFSITEEGNIKRAILGEEIGTVVRGN
- the frr gene encoding ribosome recycling factor: MKKALESLNREFATLRAGRATPSLLDKVTVEYYGAPTPLNQLASISVPEARLLVIQPFDKTAMNDIERSIQKADLGLTPTNDGSVIRIMIPPLTEERRKDLVKLVKKYAEEAKVAVRNIRRDANDDLKKSQKDGEMTEDELRRATDDVQKVTDKYISEIDSVALNKEKEIMEV
- a CDS encoding MinD/ParA family protein, with amino-acid sequence MNDQAETLRRLMEEPETTDTKVISIVSGKGGVGKSNFSLNFAIALSNAGKQVVLFDLDIGMANVDILMGMTSRYNIVDMIENEMSIWDIIEKGPGNVSFISGGSGFSTLFKLTPEKYERFVSQLQHLHQKFDYILFDMGAGASEDSLKFILSANEIVVVTTPEPTSITDAYSMIKFIHLHDNYLPCTLLINRAESPKEGQQTADNLQKVTQQFLGKQLGVLGSIPNDKVVMKAVKNQKPFLLYEPASKPAQAITNIVHEYIGNQQPQKQQLFSSFVSKLRRFLP
- a CDS encoding chemotaxis protein CheC, with the translated sequence MSFLENIKPYHLDVLKEVGNIGAGNAATALSKLLNHFVDMNVPAVRIVSFQEITELLGGADNVVAAVFLRIEGDAPGNMFFMLSVDEAEKLIQKLTRQDNFQLTHPPFDEIGLSALQEVGNILAGSYLSALADFTGLNLQPTVPGLSIDMAGAILGYGLLEFSQIGDYAIVIDTKINKEYKTKQDATGHFFLLPDPDSFERIFASLGVGLDG